In Daphnia pulex isolate KAP4 chromosome 7, ASM2113471v1, one genomic interval encodes:
- the LOC124197360 gene encoding epsin-2-like isoform X13 gives MNVSGIRRNIKNIAHNYTDAQVKVREATSNDPWGPPSSLMSEISDLTYNVVAFSEIMQMIWKRLNDHGKNYRHVYKALVLLDYLVKTGNEKVAQQCKENIFAIHTLRDFQYYEEGKDQGVHVREKSKALEALLKDDERLKNERIKALKARERFAQQTTGFGTGSDSNFMGSPSESFGSDPTGLATRARAAVPPTDLDLARPQTAGEEELQLQLALAMSREEAEKEDEKRRSDDVRLALAISQSQEGGAIVGGRPSQQPQQPQQSHLLDLLDVSVNDAAAGWVDPWGTPAHPSEPPVPVMPPRPKVKSDFLTAPTGGAATVGTTGTTDAWGMPVAAASPSQQVDAWGSPVGQAVRPAPAAAAVASSANLGQMVNDPWAPTPSKPAGEDPWSPQPPVRTAASANDPWSPAGAGAAGSREVDDFDLLTNRTQAASPLGNRSNGASSPFDLTGMDSALAAHNDHGGAKPKKSPESFLGPNSNLVNLENLVPTKPTVAPAANPFALGVAGQPNPFQQQPAPRPSINELRHQQNFGVLGGPQHQQLVTSSPPQQQQQQLQQLQPMTGVLQPAPATGVWGPTQPMMQSGSGVTSPTFNPFLA, from the exons ATGAATGTGTCAGGGATTCGAAGAAACATAAAGAATATTGCTCACAATTACACTGATGCACAG GTCAAGGTGCGAGAAGCAACCAGCAACGATCCATGGGGACCGCCAAGTTCACTAATGTCCGAAATCTCGGACCTGACCTACAATGTCGTGGCCTTCTCTGAGATCATGCAGATGATCTGGAAAAGATTGAACGATCACGGCAAGAATTACCGTCACGTCTACAAAGCCCTGGTGCTTTTAGATTACTTAGTCAAAACGGGCAACGAAAAAGTGGCGCAACAGTGCAAGGAGAACATCTTCGCCATCCACACACTTAGA GATTTTCAATACTATGAAGAAGGTAAAGACCAAGGCGTTCATGTCCGAGAAAAATCCAAGGCACTTGAAGCCTTACTAAAAGACGACGAACGGTTAAAGAACGAGCGAATCAAGGCCCTGAAAGCTCGCGAGCGTTTCGCTCAGCAGACGACCGGATTCGGCACTGGGTCCGATTCAAAT TTTATGGGATCACCTTCCGAGAGCTTCGGATCGGATCCAACCGGTTTAGCCACTCGAGCCCGAGCGGCCGTGCCGCCAACGGATTTGGACCTGGCCCGCCCACAGACGGCCGGTGAAGAAGAACTGCAGTTGCAGCTGGCTCTGGCCATGTCACGTGAAGAAGCTGAAAAGGAAGATGAGAAGAGACGCTCTGACGATGTCCGTCTGGCCTTGGCCATCTCGCAGAGCCAAGAGGGTGGCGCTATCGTTGG GGGCCGGCCATCGCAGCAACCACAGCAGCCACAGCAAAGTCACCTGCTTGATTTGTTGGACGTGAGCGTCAACGACGCTGCGGCCGGATGGGTCGATCCCTGGGGTACTCCGGCCCATCCATCCGAACCACCAGTTCCCGTCATGCCTCCAAGACCCAAG GTGAAATCGGATTTCCTGACAGCGCCAACAGGAGGGGCGGCAACTGTCGGGACGACAGGAACGACGGATGCCTGGGGCATGCCCGTGGCAGCTGCTTCTCCGTCCCAG CAGGTTGATGCATGGGGCAGTCCAGTTGGTCAAGCCGTCAGGCCAGCaccggcagcagcggcggtaGCCAGTAGCGCTAATTTGGGCCAGATGGTGAACGATCCATGGGCACCAACGCCATCGAAACCAGCAGGAG AAGATCCCTGGAGCCCTCAACCACCCGTCCGCACGGCCGCTTCGGCCAACGACCCATGGTCACCGGCCGGAGCAGGTGCCGCTGGATCCCGAGAAGTGGACGATTTCGACCTGTTGACCAATCGAACCCAGGCGGCCTCGCCGTTGGGCAACCGCTCCAACGGAGCCAGTTCGCCTTTCGACTTGACCGGAATGGACAGCGCCCTGGCCGCTCACAACGACCACGGCGGAGCTAAACCCAAAAAATCCCCCGAAAGCTTCCTCGGTCCTAATTCCAATTTAGTAAACCTGGAAAACTTG GTGCCGACCAAGCCCACCGTGGCTCCTGCCGCTAACCCATTCGCTTTAGGAGTCGCCGGCCAACCGAATCCGTTCCAACAGCAACCCGCCCCTCGACCGAGCATCAACGAATTACGTCACCAGCAGAACTTTGGTGTTTTGGGCGGTCCGCAACATCAACAGCTAGTGACATCAAgcccaccacaacaacaacaacaacagctccaGCAATTACAACCTATGACCGGCGTTCTTCAGCCGGCACCAGCCACCGGAGTTTGGGGCCCGACACAGCCCATGATGCAGTCCGGTTCGGGCGTGACGTCGCCCACCTTCAACCCATTCCTTGcctga
- the LOC124197360 gene encoding epsin-2-like isoform X11 — protein sequence MNVSGIRRNIKNIAHNYTDAQVKVREATSNDPWGPPSSLMSEISDLTYNVVAFSEIMQMIWKRLNDHGKNYRHVYKALVLLDYLVKTGNEKVAQQCKENIFAIHTLRDFQYYEEGKDQGVHVREKSKALEALLKDDERLKNERIKALKARERFAQQTTGFGTGSDSNFMGSPSESFGSDPTGLATRARAAVPPTDLDLARPQTAGEEELQLQLALAMSREEAEKEDEKRRSDDVRLALAISQSQEGGAIVGGRPSQQPQQPQQSHLLDLLDVSVNDAAAGWVDPWGTPAHPSEPPVPVMPPRPKVKSDFLTAPTGGAATVGTTGTTDAWGMPVAAASPSQQVDAWGSPVGQAVRPAPAAAAVASSANLGQMVNDPWAPTPSKPAGEDPWSPQPPVRTAASANDPWSPAGAGAAGSREVDDFDLLTNRTQAASPLGNRSNGASSPFDLTGMDSALAAHNDHGGAKPKKSPESFLGPNSNLVNLENLVKSYHVPTKPTVAPAANPFALGVAGQPNPFQQQPAPRPSINELRHQQNFGVLGGPQHQQLVTSSPPQQQQQQLQQLQPMTGVLQPAPATGVWGPTQPMMQSGSGVTSPTFNPFLA from the exons ATGAATGTGTCAGGGATTCGAAGAAACATAAAGAATATTGCTCACAATTACACTGATGCACAG GTCAAGGTGCGAGAAGCAACCAGCAACGATCCATGGGGACCGCCAAGTTCACTAATGTCCGAAATCTCGGACCTGACCTACAATGTCGTGGCCTTCTCTGAGATCATGCAGATGATCTGGAAAAGATTGAACGATCACGGCAAGAATTACCGTCACGTCTACAAAGCCCTGGTGCTTTTAGATTACTTAGTCAAAACGGGCAACGAAAAAGTGGCGCAACAGTGCAAGGAGAACATCTTCGCCATCCACACACTTAGA GATTTTCAATACTATGAAGAAGGTAAAGACCAAGGCGTTCATGTCCGAGAAAAATCCAAGGCACTTGAAGCCTTACTAAAAGACGACGAACGGTTAAAGAACGAGCGAATCAAGGCCCTGAAAGCTCGCGAGCGTTTCGCTCAGCAGACGACCGGATTCGGCACTGGGTCCGATTCAAAT TTTATGGGATCACCTTCCGAGAGCTTCGGATCGGATCCAACCGGTTTAGCCACTCGAGCCCGAGCGGCCGTGCCGCCAACGGATTTGGACCTGGCCCGCCCACAGACGGCCGGTGAAGAAGAACTGCAGTTGCAGCTGGCTCTGGCCATGTCACGTGAAGAAGCTGAAAAGGAAGATGAGAAGAGACGCTCTGACGATGTCCGTCTGGCCTTGGCCATCTCGCAGAGCCAAGAGGGTGGCGCTATCGTTGG GGGCCGGCCATCGCAGCAACCACAGCAGCCACAGCAAAGTCACCTGCTTGATTTGTTGGACGTGAGCGTCAACGACGCTGCGGCCGGATGGGTCGATCCCTGGGGTACTCCGGCCCATCCATCCGAACCACCAGTTCCCGTCATGCCTCCAAGACCCAAG GTGAAATCGGATTTCCTGACAGCGCCAACAGGAGGGGCGGCAACTGTCGGGACGACAGGAACGACGGATGCCTGGGGCATGCCCGTGGCAGCTGCTTCTCCGTCCCAG CAGGTTGATGCATGGGGCAGTCCAGTTGGTCAAGCCGTCAGGCCAGCaccggcagcagcggcggtaGCCAGTAGCGCTAATTTGGGCCAGATGGTGAACGATCCATGGGCACCAACGCCATCGAAACCAGCAGGAG AAGATCCCTGGAGCCCTCAACCACCCGTCCGCACGGCCGCTTCGGCCAACGACCCATGGTCACCGGCCGGAGCAGGTGCCGCTGGATCCCGAGAAGTGGACGATTTCGACCTGTTGACCAATCGAACCCAGGCGGCCTCGCCGTTGGGCAACCGCTCCAACGGAGCCAGTTCGCCTTTCGACTTGACCGGAATGGACAGCGCCCTGGCCGCTCACAACGACCACGGCGGAGCTAAACCCAAAAAATCCCCCGAAAGCTTCCTCGGTCCTAATTCCAATTTAGTAAACCTGGAAAACTTGGTAAAGTCTTATCAC GTGCCGACCAAGCCCACCGTGGCTCCTGCCGCTAACCCATTCGCTTTAGGAGTCGCCGGCCAACCGAATCCGTTCCAACAGCAACCCGCCCCTCGACCGAGCATCAACGAATTACGTCACCAGCAGAACTTTGGTGTTTTGGGCGGTCCGCAACATCAACAGCTAGTGACATCAAgcccaccacaacaacaacaacaacagctccaGCAATTACAACCTATGACCGGCGTTCTTCAGCCGGCACCAGCCACCGGAGTTTGGGGCCCGACACAGCCCATGATGCAGTCCGGTTCGGGCGTGACGTCGCCCACCTTCAACCCATTCCTTGcctga
- the LOC124197360 gene encoding epsin-2-like isoform X17 — protein sequence MNVSGIRRNIKNIAHNYTDAQVKVREATSNDPWGPPSSLMSEISDLTYNVVAFSEIMQMIWKRLNDHGKNYRHVYKALVLLDYLVKTGNEKVAQQCKENIFAIHTLRDFQYYEEGKDQGVHVREKSKALEALLKDDERLKNERIKALKARERFAQQTTGFGTGSDSNELMSPSSPTRWDFMGSPSESFGSDPTGLATRARAAVPPTDLDLARPQTAGEEELQLQLALAMSREEAEKEDEKRRSDDVRLALAISQSQEGGAIVGGRPSQQPQQPQQSHLLDLLDVSVNDAAAGWVDPWGTPAHPSEPPVPVMPPRPKQVDAWGSPVGQAVRPAPAAAAVASSANLGQMVNDPWAPTPSKPAGEDPWSPQPPVRTAASANDPWSPAGAGAAGSREVDDFDLLTNRTQAASPLGNRSNGASSPFDLTGMDSALAAHNDHGGAKPKKSPESFLGPNSNLVNLENLVPTKPTVAPAANPFALGVAGQPNPFQQQPAPRPSINELRHQQNFGVLGGPQHQQLVTSSPPQQQQQQLQQLQPMTGVLQPAPATGVWGPTQPMMQSGSGVTSPTFNPFLA from the exons ATGAATGTGTCAGGGATTCGAAGAAACATAAAGAATATTGCTCACAATTACACTGATGCACAG GTCAAGGTGCGAGAAGCAACCAGCAACGATCCATGGGGACCGCCAAGTTCACTAATGTCCGAAATCTCGGACCTGACCTACAATGTCGTGGCCTTCTCTGAGATCATGCAGATGATCTGGAAAAGATTGAACGATCACGGCAAGAATTACCGTCACGTCTACAAAGCCCTGGTGCTTTTAGATTACTTAGTCAAAACGGGCAACGAAAAAGTGGCGCAACAGTGCAAGGAGAACATCTTCGCCATCCACACACTTAGA GATTTTCAATACTATGAAGAAGGTAAAGACCAAGGCGTTCATGTCCGAGAAAAATCCAAGGCACTTGAAGCCTTACTAAAAGACGACGAACGGTTAAAGAACGAGCGAATCAAGGCCCTGAAAGCTCGCGAGCGTTTCGCTCAGCAGACGACCGGATTCGGCACTGGGTCCGATTCAAAT GAGCTGATGTCGCCCTCAAGTCCTACGCGATGGGAT TTTATGGGATCACCTTCCGAGAGCTTCGGATCGGATCCAACCGGTTTAGCCACTCGAGCCCGAGCGGCCGTGCCGCCAACGGATTTGGACCTGGCCCGCCCACAGACGGCCGGTGAAGAAGAACTGCAGTTGCAGCTGGCTCTGGCCATGTCACGTGAAGAAGCTGAAAAGGAAGATGAGAAGAGACGCTCTGACGATGTCCGTCTGGCCTTGGCCATCTCGCAGAGCCAAGAGGGTGGCGCTATCGTTGG GGGCCGGCCATCGCAGCAACCACAGCAGCCACAGCAAAGTCACCTGCTTGATTTGTTGGACGTGAGCGTCAACGACGCTGCGGCCGGATGGGTCGATCCCTGGGGTACTCCGGCCCATCCATCCGAACCACCAGTTCCCGTCATGCCTCCAAGACCCAAG CAGGTTGATGCATGGGGCAGTCCAGTTGGTCAAGCCGTCAGGCCAGCaccggcagcagcggcggtaGCCAGTAGCGCTAATTTGGGCCAGATGGTGAACGATCCATGGGCACCAACGCCATCGAAACCAGCAGGAG AAGATCCCTGGAGCCCTCAACCACCCGTCCGCACGGCCGCTTCGGCCAACGACCCATGGTCACCGGCCGGAGCAGGTGCCGCTGGATCCCGAGAAGTGGACGATTTCGACCTGTTGACCAATCGAACCCAGGCGGCCTCGCCGTTGGGCAACCGCTCCAACGGAGCCAGTTCGCCTTTCGACTTGACCGGAATGGACAGCGCCCTGGCCGCTCACAACGACCACGGCGGAGCTAAACCCAAAAAATCCCCCGAAAGCTTCCTCGGTCCTAATTCCAATTTAGTAAACCTGGAAAACTTG GTGCCGACCAAGCCCACCGTGGCTCCTGCCGCTAACCCATTCGCTTTAGGAGTCGCCGGCCAACCGAATCCGTTCCAACAGCAACCCGCCCCTCGACCGAGCATCAACGAATTACGTCACCAGCAGAACTTTGGTGTTTTGGGCGGTCCGCAACATCAACAGCTAGTGACATCAAgcccaccacaacaacaacaacaacagctccaGCAATTACAACCTATGACCGGCGTTCTTCAGCCGGCACCAGCCACCGGAGTTTGGGGCCCGACACAGCCCATGATGCAGTCCGGTTCGGGCGTGACGTCGCCCACCTTCAACCCATTCCTTGcctga
- the LOC124197360 gene encoding epsin-2-like isoform X7 — protein sequence MNVSGIRRNIKNIAHNYTDAQVKVREATSNDPWGPPSSLMSEISDLTYNVVAFSEIMQMIWKRLNDHGKNYRHVYKALVLLDYLVKTGNEKVAQQCKENIFAIHTLRDFQYYEEGKDQGVHVREKSKALEALLKDDERLKNERIKALKARERFAQQTTGFGTGSDSNELMSPSSPTRWDFMGSPSESFGSDPTGLATRARAAVPPTDLDLARPQTAGEEELQLQLALAMSREEAEKEDEKRRSDDVRLALAISQSQEGGAIVGGRPSQQPQQPQQSHLLDLLDVSVNDAAAGWVDPWGTPAHPSEPPVPVMPPRPKVKSDFLTAPTGGAATVGTTGTTDAWGMPVAAASPSQQVDAWGSPVGQAVRPAPAAAAVASSANLGQMVNDPWAPTPSKPAGEDPWSPQPPVRTAASANDPWSPAGAGAAGSREVDDFDLLTNRTQAASPLGNRSNGASSPFDLTGMDSALAAHNDHGGAKPKKSPESFLGPNSNLVNLENLVKSYHVPTKPTVAPAANPFALGVAGQPNPFQQQPAPRPSINELRHQQNFGVLGGPQHQQLVTSSPPQQQQQQLQQLQPMTGVLQPAPATGVWGPTQPMMQSGSGVTSPTFNPFLA from the exons ATGAATGTGTCAGGGATTCGAAGAAACATAAAGAATATTGCTCACAATTACACTGATGCACAG GTCAAGGTGCGAGAAGCAACCAGCAACGATCCATGGGGACCGCCAAGTTCACTAATGTCCGAAATCTCGGACCTGACCTACAATGTCGTGGCCTTCTCTGAGATCATGCAGATGATCTGGAAAAGATTGAACGATCACGGCAAGAATTACCGTCACGTCTACAAAGCCCTGGTGCTTTTAGATTACTTAGTCAAAACGGGCAACGAAAAAGTGGCGCAACAGTGCAAGGAGAACATCTTCGCCATCCACACACTTAGA GATTTTCAATACTATGAAGAAGGTAAAGACCAAGGCGTTCATGTCCGAGAAAAATCCAAGGCACTTGAAGCCTTACTAAAAGACGACGAACGGTTAAAGAACGAGCGAATCAAGGCCCTGAAAGCTCGCGAGCGTTTCGCTCAGCAGACGACCGGATTCGGCACTGGGTCCGATTCAAAT GAGCTGATGTCGCCCTCAAGTCCTACGCGATGGGAT TTTATGGGATCACCTTCCGAGAGCTTCGGATCGGATCCAACCGGTTTAGCCACTCGAGCCCGAGCGGCCGTGCCGCCAACGGATTTGGACCTGGCCCGCCCACAGACGGCCGGTGAAGAAGAACTGCAGTTGCAGCTGGCTCTGGCCATGTCACGTGAAGAAGCTGAAAAGGAAGATGAGAAGAGACGCTCTGACGATGTCCGTCTGGCCTTGGCCATCTCGCAGAGCCAAGAGGGTGGCGCTATCGTTGG GGGCCGGCCATCGCAGCAACCACAGCAGCCACAGCAAAGTCACCTGCTTGATTTGTTGGACGTGAGCGTCAACGACGCTGCGGCCGGATGGGTCGATCCCTGGGGTACTCCGGCCCATCCATCCGAACCACCAGTTCCCGTCATGCCTCCAAGACCCAAG GTGAAATCGGATTTCCTGACAGCGCCAACAGGAGGGGCGGCAACTGTCGGGACGACAGGAACGACGGATGCCTGGGGCATGCCCGTGGCAGCTGCTTCTCCGTCCCAG CAGGTTGATGCATGGGGCAGTCCAGTTGGTCAAGCCGTCAGGCCAGCaccggcagcagcggcggtaGCCAGTAGCGCTAATTTGGGCCAGATGGTGAACGATCCATGGGCACCAACGCCATCGAAACCAGCAGGAG AAGATCCCTGGAGCCCTCAACCACCCGTCCGCACGGCCGCTTCGGCCAACGACCCATGGTCACCGGCCGGAGCAGGTGCCGCTGGATCCCGAGAAGTGGACGATTTCGACCTGTTGACCAATCGAACCCAGGCGGCCTCGCCGTTGGGCAACCGCTCCAACGGAGCCAGTTCGCCTTTCGACTTGACCGGAATGGACAGCGCCCTGGCCGCTCACAACGACCACGGCGGAGCTAAACCCAAAAAATCCCCCGAAAGCTTCCTCGGTCCTAATTCCAATTTAGTAAACCTGGAAAACTTGGTAAAGTCTTATCAC GTGCCGACCAAGCCCACCGTGGCTCCTGCCGCTAACCCATTCGCTTTAGGAGTCGCCGGCCAACCGAATCCGTTCCAACAGCAACCCGCCCCTCGACCGAGCATCAACGAATTACGTCACCAGCAGAACTTTGGTGTTTTGGGCGGTCCGCAACATCAACAGCTAGTGACATCAAgcccaccacaacaacaacaacaacagctccaGCAATTACAACCTATGACCGGCGTTCTTCAGCCGGCACCAGCCACCGGAGTTTGGGGCCCGACACAGCCCATGATGCAGTCCGGTTCGGGCGTGACGTCGCCCACCTTCAACCCATTCCTTGcctga
- the LOC124197360 gene encoding epsin-2-like isoform X15: MNVSGIRRNIKNIAHNYTDAQVKVREATSNDPWGPPSSLMSEISDLTYNVVAFSEIMQMIWKRLNDHGKNYRHVYKALVLLDYLVKTGNEKVAQQCKENIFAIHTLRDFQYYEEGKDQGVHVREKSKALEALLKDDERLKNERIKALKARERFAQQTTGFGTGSDSNELMSPSSPTRWDFMGSPSESFGSDPTGLATRARAAVPPTDLDLARPQTAGEEELQLQLALAMSREEAEKEDEKRRSDDVRLALAISQSQEGGAIVGGRPSQQPQQPQQSHLLDLLDVSVNDAAAGWVDPWGTPAHPSEPPVPVMPPRPKQVDAWGSPVGQAVRPAPAAAAVASSANLGQMVNDPWAPTPSKPAGEDPWSPQPPVRTAASANDPWSPAGAGAAGSREVDDFDLLTNRTQAASPLGNRSNGASSPFDLTGMDSALAAHNDHGGAKPKKSPESFLGPNSNLVNLENLVKSYHVPTKPTVAPAANPFALGVAGQPNPFQQQPAPRPSINELRHQQNFGVLGGPQHQQLVTSSPPQQQQQQLQQLQPMTGVLQPAPATGVWGPTQPMMQSGSGVTSPTFNPFLA; encoded by the exons ATGAATGTGTCAGGGATTCGAAGAAACATAAAGAATATTGCTCACAATTACACTGATGCACAG GTCAAGGTGCGAGAAGCAACCAGCAACGATCCATGGGGACCGCCAAGTTCACTAATGTCCGAAATCTCGGACCTGACCTACAATGTCGTGGCCTTCTCTGAGATCATGCAGATGATCTGGAAAAGATTGAACGATCACGGCAAGAATTACCGTCACGTCTACAAAGCCCTGGTGCTTTTAGATTACTTAGTCAAAACGGGCAACGAAAAAGTGGCGCAACAGTGCAAGGAGAACATCTTCGCCATCCACACACTTAGA GATTTTCAATACTATGAAGAAGGTAAAGACCAAGGCGTTCATGTCCGAGAAAAATCCAAGGCACTTGAAGCCTTACTAAAAGACGACGAACGGTTAAAGAACGAGCGAATCAAGGCCCTGAAAGCTCGCGAGCGTTTCGCTCAGCAGACGACCGGATTCGGCACTGGGTCCGATTCAAAT GAGCTGATGTCGCCCTCAAGTCCTACGCGATGGGAT TTTATGGGATCACCTTCCGAGAGCTTCGGATCGGATCCAACCGGTTTAGCCACTCGAGCCCGAGCGGCCGTGCCGCCAACGGATTTGGACCTGGCCCGCCCACAGACGGCCGGTGAAGAAGAACTGCAGTTGCAGCTGGCTCTGGCCATGTCACGTGAAGAAGCTGAAAAGGAAGATGAGAAGAGACGCTCTGACGATGTCCGTCTGGCCTTGGCCATCTCGCAGAGCCAAGAGGGTGGCGCTATCGTTGG GGGCCGGCCATCGCAGCAACCACAGCAGCCACAGCAAAGTCACCTGCTTGATTTGTTGGACGTGAGCGTCAACGACGCTGCGGCCGGATGGGTCGATCCCTGGGGTACTCCGGCCCATCCATCCGAACCACCAGTTCCCGTCATGCCTCCAAGACCCAAG CAGGTTGATGCATGGGGCAGTCCAGTTGGTCAAGCCGTCAGGCCAGCaccggcagcagcggcggtaGCCAGTAGCGCTAATTTGGGCCAGATGGTGAACGATCCATGGGCACCAACGCCATCGAAACCAGCAGGAG AAGATCCCTGGAGCCCTCAACCACCCGTCCGCACGGCCGCTTCGGCCAACGACCCATGGTCACCGGCCGGAGCAGGTGCCGCTGGATCCCGAGAAGTGGACGATTTCGACCTGTTGACCAATCGAACCCAGGCGGCCTCGCCGTTGGGCAACCGCTCCAACGGAGCCAGTTCGCCTTTCGACTTGACCGGAATGGACAGCGCCCTGGCCGCTCACAACGACCACGGCGGAGCTAAACCCAAAAAATCCCCCGAAAGCTTCCTCGGTCCTAATTCCAATTTAGTAAACCTGGAAAACTTGGTAAAGTCTTATCAC GTGCCGACCAAGCCCACCGTGGCTCCTGCCGCTAACCCATTCGCTTTAGGAGTCGCCGGCCAACCGAATCCGTTCCAACAGCAACCCGCCCCTCGACCGAGCATCAACGAATTACGTCACCAGCAGAACTTTGGTGTTTTGGGCGGTCCGCAACATCAACAGCTAGTGACATCAAgcccaccacaacaacaacaacaacagctccaGCAATTACAACCTATGACCGGCGTTCTTCAGCCGGCACCAGCCACCGGAGTTTGGGGCCCGACACAGCCCATGATGCAGTCCGGTTCGGGCGTGACGTCGCCCACCTTCAACCCATTCCTTGcctga
- the LOC124197360 gene encoding epsin-2-like isoform X3, with the protein MNVSGIRRNIKNIAHNYTDAQVKVREATSNDPWGPPSSLMSEISDLTYNVVAFSEIMQMIWKRLNDHGKNYRHVYKALVLLDYLVKTGNEKVAQQCKENIFAIHTLRDFQYYEEGKDQGVHVREKSKALEALLKDDERLKNERIKALKARERFAQQTTGFGTGSDSNELMSPSSPTRWDFMGSPSESFGSDPTGLATRARAAVPPTDLDLARPQTAGEEELQLQLALAMSREEAEKEDEKRRSDDVRLALAISQSQEGGAIVGGRPSQQPQQPQQSHLLDLLDVSVNDAAAGWVDPWGTPAHPSEPPVPVMPPRPKSLDLQDYWHANSMVKSDFLTAPTGGAATVGTTGTTDAWGMPVAAASPSQQVDAWGSPVGQAVRPAPAAAAVASSANLGQMVNDPWAPTPSKPAGEDPWSPQPPVRTAASANDPWSPAGAGAAGSREVDDFDLLTNRTQAASPLGNRSNGASSPFDLTGMDSALAAHNDHGGAKPKKSPESFLGPNSNLVNLENLVPTKPTVAPAANPFALGVAGQPNPFQQQPAPRPSINELRHQQNFGVLGGPQHQQLVTSSPPQQQQQQLQQLQPMTGVLQPAPATGVWGPTQPMMQSGSGVTSPTFNPFLA; encoded by the exons ATGAATGTGTCAGGGATTCGAAGAAACATAAAGAATATTGCTCACAATTACACTGATGCACAG GTCAAGGTGCGAGAAGCAACCAGCAACGATCCATGGGGACCGCCAAGTTCACTAATGTCCGAAATCTCGGACCTGACCTACAATGTCGTGGCCTTCTCTGAGATCATGCAGATGATCTGGAAAAGATTGAACGATCACGGCAAGAATTACCGTCACGTCTACAAAGCCCTGGTGCTTTTAGATTACTTAGTCAAAACGGGCAACGAAAAAGTGGCGCAACAGTGCAAGGAGAACATCTTCGCCATCCACACACTTAGA GATTTTCAATACTATGAAGAAGGTAAAGACCAAGGCGTTCATGTCCGAGAAAAATCCAAGGCACTTGAAGCCTTACTAAAAGACGACGAACGGTTAAAGAACGAGCGAATCAAGGCCCTGAAAGCTCGCGAGCGTTTCGCTCAGCAGACGACCGGATTCGGCACTGGGTCCGATTCAAAT GAGCTGATGTCGCCCTCAAGTCCTACGCGATGGGAT TTTATGGGATCACCTTCCGAGAGCTTCGGATCGGATCCAACCGGTTTAGCCACTCGAGCCCGAGCGGCCGTGCCGCCAACGGATTTGGACCTGGCCCGCCCACAGACGGCCGGTGAAGAAGAACTGCAGTTGCAGCTGGCTCTGGCCATGTCACGTGAAGAAGCTGAAAAGGAAGATGAGAAGAGACGCTCTGACGATGTCCGTCTGGCCTTGGCCATCTCGCAGAGCCAAGAGGGTGGCGCTATCGTTGG GGGCCGGCCATCGCAGCAACCACAGCAGCCACAGCAAAGTCACCTGCTTGATTTGTTGGACGTGAGCGTCAACGACGCTGCGGCCGGATGGGTCGATCCCTGGGGTACTCCGGCCCATCCATCCGAACCACCAGTTCCCGTCATGCCTCCAAGACCCAAG AGTTTGGATCTTCAAGACTACTGGCATGCTAATTCAATG GTGAAATCGGATTTCCTGACAGCGCCAACAGGAGGGGCGGCAACTGTCGGGACGACAGGAACGACGGATGCCTGGGGCATGCCCGTGGCAGCTGCTTCTCCGTCCCAG CAGGTTGATGCATGGGGCAGTCCAGTTGGTCAAGCCGTCAGGCCAGCaccggcagcagcggcggtaGCCAGTAGCGCTAATTTGGGCCAGATGGTGAACGATCCATGGGCACCAACGCCATCGAAACCAGCAGGAG AAGATCCCTGGAGCCCTCAACCACCCGTCCGCACGGCCGCTTCGGCCAACGACCCATGGTCACCGGCCGGAGCAGGTGCCGCTGGATCCCGAGAAGTGGACGATTTCGACCTGTTGACCAATCGAACCCAGGCGGCCTCGCCGTTGGGCAACCGCTCCAACGGAGCCAGTTCGCCTTTCGACTTGACCGGAATGGACAGCGCCCTGGCCGCTCACAACGACCACGGCGGAGCTAAACCCAAAAAATCCCCCGAAAGCTTCCTCGGTCCTAATTCCAATTTAGTAAACCTGGAAAACTTG GTGCCGACCAAGCCCACCGTGGCTCCTGCCGCTAACCCATTCGCTTTAGGAGTCGCCGGCCAACCGAATCCGTTCCAACAGCAACCCGCCCCTCGACCGAGCATCAACGAATTACGTCACCAGCAGAACTTTGGTGTTTTGGGCGGTCCGCAACATCAACAGCTAGTGACATCAAgcccaccacaacaacaacaacaacagctccaGCAATTACAACCTATGACCGGCGTTCTTCAGCCGGCACCAGCCACCGGAGTTTGGGGCCCGACACAGCCCATGATGCAGTCCGGTTCGGGCGTGACGTCGCCCACCTTCAACCCATTCCTTGcctga